Proteins encoded in a region of the Mucilaginibacter sabulilitoris genome:
- a CDS encoding VCBS repeat-containing protein has protein sequence MPPLFEQLPSAQTNIHFVNRISDGDRPGILDYLYYYNGGGVAVGDINNDGLPDIFFTANQKGGNKLYLNKGNFKFEDITQKAGIAGAADWSTGVTMADVNNDGYLDIYVCAVAGKLNLKGHNMLYINNHNGTFTERSAEYGLDFSGFSTQAVFFDYNHDGQLDCFLLNQSDHSVAVYRDTAMRKAENKLAGSRLYLNTNGHFTNVTKQAGIYNSALGYGLGVAVGDINNDGWEDIYVGNDFHENDYYYINNHNGTFTESGAKHFNHYSRFSMGNDMADFNNDGQLDIITADMLPAEETVLKSYGADESYDQYKFKITQNGFQDQFSRNALQKNMGNGEAFSDVALMDGVAATDWSWSPLLADFDNDGIKDLFIANGIKRRALDMDYVSYISNDQVQGMLNSGHGFDSLALEKMPPGSVHSYLFKGNMNEKFTDKSLDWGMGEPGLANGAAYADLDNDGRLDLITNNVNHEAGIYKNNSPPTPYLALKFKGRQDNTFGIGTKAYVFCGKQMQYQQLMLTRGFQSSVEPRLHFGLGKNQRVDSILIVWPNQTSQMLRNVKSNQQLIIDEANAIGKFNYSHFFPAKKPLFQDITNTIHTNWQHREDDFVDFNQQPLIPHKLSTEGPRMAVADVNHDGLDDFYVCGARNQPGALFIQTATGDFKPSVQPAFVTDSASEDVDAVFLDANHDGFPDLYVASGGNELQNGASELADRLYMNDGKGNFTRSANIPSIKLNKSAVAVADVNHDGYPDIFVGGAPDSFGFGKIPESYLLMNDGHGVYHQVNIPDELKHAGMLRSAAFADLDNDGWPDLVLAGEWTPVKVFMNKKGKLEQQHQPEMDKLSGWWQRIVLADVDGDGKVDILAGNYGCNSKLKPTINDPLKLYLLDLDKNGTVDPIIAYGIDQKYYTFLGKGDIERQVPIIKKKFLYFRDFAGKTVEQIFGDTINNQAPLKAASFQSGVFYNKGQGSFEFKAFPSSAQVAPLFGLSLLQTGNGKGLLTGGNFSGVVPYEGKYDADYGDVMLFDGNRNLKSTSSVSSGFLLRGEVRDIKAIKTAKGIIYAVAVNNKPIRFFKLNN, from the coding sequence TTGCCTCCACTTTTTGAACAACTCCCATCGGCCCAAACCAATATCCATTTTGTAAACCGCATAAGCGACGGCGATCGCCCCGGTATTTTAGATTACCTGTATTATTACAATGGCGGCGGGGTAGCCGTTGGCGATATTAACAATGATGGCCTGCCTGACATATTTTTTACGGCCAATCAAAAAGGGGGCAATAAACTATACCTGAACAAAGGCAACTTTAAGTTTGAGGATATTACTCAAAAAGCTGGCATAGCAGGCGCTGCCGACTGGAGCACCGGCGTAACCATGGCCGATGTTAATAACGATGGCTATCTTGACATTTATGTTTGCGCAGTTGCCGGTAAGCTGAATTTAAAAGGGCATAATATGCTCTATATCAACAATCATAACGGAACTTTCACCGAAAGGTCGGCCGAATACGGACTTGATTTTTCGGGTTTCTCTACTCAGGCTGTTTTTTTTGATTATAACCATGACGGTCAGCTTGATTGTTTCCTGCTTAATCAGTCAGACCATTCCGTAGCGGTTTATCGTGATACTGCCATGCGGAAAGCCGAAAATAAGTTGGCAGGCAGCAGGCTGTACCTCAACACCAATGGCCATTTCACCAATGTAACCAAACAAGCGGGTATTTATAACAGCGCGCTGGGTTACGGACTTGGCGTTGCAGTTGGCGATATAAATAACGATGGCTGGGAAGATATTTATGTGGGGAATGATTTTCATGAGAACGATTATTATTACATCAACAACCATAACGGAACCTTCACCGAATCTGGCGCTAAGCATTTTAATCATTACAGTCGCTTTAGCATGGGTAATGACATGGCCGATTTTAATAACGATGGTCAGCTGGATATCATAACCGCCGACATGCTGCCGGCAGAAGAAACCGTGCTGAAAAGTTACGGTGCTGATGAGTCTTATGATCAGTATAAATTCAAGATCACCCAAAATGGGTTTCAGGATCAATTCTCCCGTAATGCCCTCCAGAAAAATATGGGCAATGGCGAAGCCTTTAGCGATGTGGCATTAATGGATGGTGTTGCCGCTACCGACTGGAGCTGGAGCCCGCTGCTTGCCGATTTTGATAATGATGGTATTAAGGACTTGTTTATTGCCAATGGCATCAAACGCCGAGCGCTTGATATGGACTATGTAAGTTATATATCCAATGATCAGGTACAAGGTATGCTGAACAGCGGCCATGGTTTTGATAGCCTGGCCCTGGAAAAGATGCCTCCCGGATCGGTTCATAGTTATCTGTTTAAAGGCAATATGAATGAAAAGTTTACTGATAAAAGCCTTGACTGGGGAATGGGCGAACCGGGTTTGGCCAACGGCGCAGCCTATGCCGATCTGGATAACGACGGCCGGCTCGATCTCATAACGAACAATGTAAACCACGAGGCTGGTATTTATAAAAACAATTCGCCCCCAACGCCTTATTTAGCCCTGAAATTTAAAGGGCGGCAAGACAATACCTTTGGTATTGGTACAAAGGCTTATGTTTTTTGCGGTAAACAAATGCAATACCAGCAGCTGATGCTTACGCGTGGTTTTCAATCATCGGTTGAGCCCCGTTTGCATTTTGGCTTGGGTAAAAATCAGCGTGTGGATAGTATATTAATTGTCTGGCCCAATCAAACCAGCCAGATGTTGCGCAACGTTAAATCAAACCAACAATTAATTATTGACGAGGCTAATGCAATTGGTAAATTTAATTACAGTCATTTCTTCCCTGCCAAAAAACCTTTATTCCAGGACATCACCAATACCATCCACACCAACTGGCAGCACCGCGAAGACGATTTTGTCGACTTTAATCAACAGCCACTTATCCCGCACAAATTGTCGACCGAGGGGCCGAGGATGGCTGTTGCCGATGTGAACCATGATGGTCTTGATGATTTTTATGTTTGTGGTGCACGAAACCAACCCGGAGCGTTATTTATTCAAACTGCAACCGGCGATTTTAAGCCGTCAGTACAACCAGCTTTTGTAACCGATTCGGCAAGCGAAGATGTGGATGCCGTTTTTCTGGATGCAAACCACGATGGCTTTCCCGATCTGTATGTGGCAAGTGGCGGCAACGAGCTGCAAAATGGTGCATCTGAACTGGCCGATAGGCTGTATATGAATGACGGCAAGGGTAATTTTACGCGCTCGGCTAATATCCCATCTATCAAGCTCAATAAATCGGCGGTGGCGGTTGCCGATGTGAACCATGATGGTTACCCCGATATTTTTGTTGGCGGCGCACCTGATAGTTTTGGTTTTGGCAAAATTCCTGAATCTTATTTATTAATGAACGATGGGCATGGTGTTTATCATCAGGTTAATATTCCCGATGAGCTAAAACACGCTGGTATGTTGCGCTCCGCGGCTTTTGCCGATTTGGACAACGATGGCTGGCCCGACCTGGTATTAGCAGGTGAATGGACGCCGGTAAAAGTGTTCATGAATAAAAAAGGGAAACTTGAACAACAGCATCAACCTGAAATGGATAAGCTATCGGGTTGGTGGCAAAGAATTGTATTGGCCGATGTTGATGGCGATGGTAAAGTGGATATACTGGCCGGTAACTACGGCTGTAACTCCAAACTTAAACCTACTATTAACGACCCATTGAAACTCTACTTGTTAGATCTGGATAAGAACGGAACTGTTGACCCCATAATAGCTTATGGCATCGACCAAAAATACTATACGTTTTTAGGTAAAGGTGATATTGAAAGGCAAGTGCCCATCATCAAAAAAAAGTTCCTGTACTTCCGCGATTTTGCCGGGAAAACAGTGGAGCAGATTTTTGGCGATACCATAAATAACCAAGCTCCGTTAAAGGCAGCTTCTTTCCAATCAGGTGTTTTCTATAACAAGGGGCAGGGTAGCTTTGAGTTTAAAGCATTTCCGTCATCCGCTCAGGTGGCACCGCTGTTTGGCCTTAGTTTGTTGCAGACGGGTAATGGTAAAGGCTTGTTAACTGGTGGGAATTTTAGCGGAGTAGTGCCTTATGAAGGTAAATACGATGCTGATTATGGCGATGTTATGCTGTTTGACGGTAACCGGAATTTGAAAAGTACCTCGTCTGTTTCATCCGGGTTTTTGCTGCGGGGCGAGGTAAGGGATATTAAAGCAATTAAAACCGCGAAAGGTATAATTTATGCCGTTGCAGTAAACAATAAACCGATCAGGTTTTTCAAATTAAATAACTGA